One Amaranthus tricolor cultivar Red isolate AtriRed21 chromosome 10, ASM2621246v1, whole genome shotgun sequence genomic window carries:
- the LOC130826018 gene encoding putative E3 ubiquitin-protein ligase RF298, with product MMASMVPKASTSSCNPLSPMSVQEKGSRNKRKFRADPPISDPNKILPSALNDGPNYEFSAEKFDMGASHSHSPSSCYLCSLYQDHSDSLKLDLGLSSANIGSSGEVDSSCPIDETENDVFQEVDWSDVTERQLEELILSNLDVIYKSAIRKIVACGYTEEVSTRAVLRSDLCYGSKDIVSNIVDNALVFLRNGQVSSSLGVQFFEDLQQMEKYILAELVRALQKVKPFFSTGDAMWCLLICDMNFSRACAMDSDGSPNGSSSRPPQAEVKAESKSAETSLPSLSKAVLTMPCNVNQTDSVSGVPSLAKPKNSHVLDGPTIEKGGSASSTPNAVDKPFSAVSISRSLSLDEKFVSGRRMHSSSTKRESTLRQKPLHLEKTYRSHGGKGFRTAKHSGYILDKKIRSASDSAGLNLKSASLKISKAMAMGLELAHENESLSFPAACPTLSSSSSPFRVDAPTTVSQIPKTDHTPTIPVSKTKPSVSAADTELSLSLSTKGNPPQTNSSCNAEASIPSTAVITFDKSLARWVPQDKKDEMIIKLLPRIQKLEHQLTEWTEWVNQKVMQATRRLSEDIAELKTLRQEKEEVEQLEKEKQTLEESTVKKLSEMENALGKAGGQVDRANAAVRRLEMENAALRQEMVAAKLCAAESAASCQEVSMREKKTLMKFQSWEKQKSLFLEELAAEKRKLSQLEQEFEQAKDFYSQLEGRMRQEEKLKEELLNQANLIRKEREQLEASAKSKEDAIRLKAEANFRRYKEDIIKLEKEISQLRLKTDSSKIAALKRGIDGGFANRLTDPQSSPDAKESWDSNKSKTANVFRDISASGGVKRERECVMCLSEEMSVVFLPCAHQVVCKMCNDLHEKQGMNDCPSCRSPIARRICVRFARA from the exons AAGATTTTACCCTCCGCGTTAAATGATGGACCAAATTATGAATTTTCAGCTGAGAAATTTGATATGGGAGCTAGTCATAGTCATTCACCTAGTTCTTGCTATCTTTGTAGCTTATATCAAGACCATTCAGATAGTTTAAAACTTGACCTTGGATTGTCTAGTGCTAATATTGGGAGTTCGGGTGAGGTGGATTCTAGTTGTCCAATTGACGAAACGGAAAATGATGTGTTTCAAGAAGTTGATTGGAGTGATGTTACTGAACGTCAGCTAGAGGAACTTATTTTGAGCAATTTAGACGTTATTTATAAGAGTGCAATTAGGAAGATTGTTGCATGTGGATACACCGAAGAAGTTTCTACCAGGGCTGTTTTGAGGTCTGATCTTTGTTATGGGTCTAAGGATATTGTATCGAATATTGTGGATAATGCTTTGGTATTTTTGAGGAATGGACAAGTTTCTAGTTCTTTAGGGGTGCAATTTTTCGAGGATCTACAACAGATGGAGAAGTATATATTGGCAGAATTGGTACGTGCACTCCAAAAGGTTAAGCCTTTCTTTAGCACTGGAGATGCAATGTGGTGTTTGCTAATATGTGACATGAATTTTTCACGTGCCTGTGCCATGGATAGTGACGGCTCTCCAAATGGTAGTTCCTCGAGGCCTCCTCAGGCCGAGGTCAAAGCGGAGTCTAAAAGTGCTGAAACGAGTCTTCCTAGTCTATCTAAAGCAGTTTTGACAATGCCATGTAACGTAAATCAGACTGACTCAGTTTCCGGAGTTCCTAGCCTTGCAAAACCGAAAAATTCTCATGTTCTGGATGGTCCAACAATAGAGAAAGGCGGTTCAGCGTCTTCAACACCAAATGCTGTAGATAAGCCTTTCAGTGCAGTAAGTATATCACGCTCACTTTCCCTGGACGAAAAGTTTGTGTCAGGCAGGAGAATGCATTCTAGCAGTACAAAGAGAGAATCTACACTTCGACAGAAACCTCTACATCTGGAGAAAACCTACAGGTCCCATGGCGGAAAAGGGTTTAGAACTGCGAAGCACAGTGGTTATATTTTGGATAAAAAAATCAGGTCCGCATCAGATTCAGCCGGTCTTAACTTGAAGAGTGCCTCCCTGAAGATTAGTAAAGCAATGGCAATGGGATTGGAATTGGCCCATGAAAATGAAAGTCTTAGTTTCCCCGCCGCCTGTCCTAccctttcttcctcttcttctccaTTTAGGGTAGATGCTCCAACTACTGTTTCCCAAATTCCCAAAACTGATCATACACCAACAATTCCAGTTTCCAAAACCAAGCCATCTGTGTCAGCTGCTGACACTGAACTCTCGCTGTCGCTGTCAACAAAAGGTAATCCTCCGCAGACAAATTCTAGCTGTAATGCTGAAGCTTCTATTCCTAGCACTGCTGTGATAACATTTGATAAGTCTCTGGCTCGGTGGGTGCCACAAGATAAAAAAGATGAGATGATTATAAAGCTGTTGCCAAGGATTCAGAAGCTAGAACACCAGCTTACGGAATGGACGGAGTGGGTGAACCAGAAGGTAATGCAAGCTACACGAAGGCTTAGCGAGGACATAGCTGAGTTAAAGACTTTGAGACAAGAAAAGGAGGAAGTGGAACAGCTTGAAAAGGAGAAGCAAACATTAGAGGAGAGCACCGTGAAAAAGCTTTCTGAGATGGAGAATGCATTGGGTAAGGCTGGTGGACAAGTTGACCGAGCCAATGCTGCTGTTCGGAGACTCGAGATGGAGAATGCAGCACTCAGGCAGGAGATGGTAGCTGCCAAATTATGTGCAGCAGAGTCTGCTGCAAGCTGTCAGGAGGTCTCAATGCGAGAGaagaaaactttgatgaagttTCAGTCATGGGAAAAACAAAAGAGCTTGTTTCTGGAGGAGCTTGCAGCCGAGAAACGGAAGTTGTCTCAGCTTGAGCAGGAATTTGAACAAGCTAAAGATTTTTACAGTCAGCTTGAG GGTCGAATGAGGCAGGAGGAGAAATTGAAGGAAGAATTACTCAATCAAGCGAACTTGataagaaaagaaagagaaCAACTCGAGGCATCTGCAAAGTCAAAGGAGGACGCCATAAGACTAAAAGCCGAAGCAAATTTTCGGAGGTATAAAGAAGATATTATAAAGCTCGAGAAAGAAATCTCTCAGTTGAGACTCAAGACCGATTCATCAAAGATAGCAGCTCTGAAGCGAGGCATAGACGGAGGTTTCGCAAACAGGCTGACAGATCCCCAAAGTTCCCCCGACGCTAAGGAATCCTGGGATTCGAATAAGTCCAAAACAGCAAACGTGTTTCGGGATATCTCGGCTTCCGGAGGCGTAAAACGAGAAAGGGAGTGCGTGATGTGCCTCTCAGAAGAGATGTCGGTAGTGTTTCTTCCGTGTGCACATCAAGTGGTTTGCAAAATGTGCAATGACCTTCATGAGAAACAAGGCATGAATGATTGTCCTTCGTGTAGGAGTCCGATAGCAAGGCGTATTTGCGTGCGTTTTGCTCGGGCGTAA